The following proteins are co-located in the Tripterygium wilfordii isolate XIE 37 chromosome 2, ASM1340144v1, whole genome shotgun sequence genome:
- the LOC120004632 gene encoding uncharacterized protein LOC120004632 — MRLDPDPRLDQFIKTTPFLSTHKIGITIMGPPQHEGFHTSLTQCLLKPSSQTSPSLKPTLRKFITPHLVLLSVLRAHCCFWKSSLLCVILSYVPYCFKVSFLHQVCGRVICSRNYAVKDISFGVGARATMLQGVNEVAEAVKVTMGPKVVELLLVCCFFCLPLFY; from the exons ATGAGACTGGATCCGGACCCGCGTCTCGACCAGTTCATCAAAACGACGCCGTTTTTGTCGACCCACAAAATAGGAATAACTATAATGGGCCCGCCGCAACACGAGGGCTTCCATACCTCACTAACCCAATGCCTCCTAAAACCCTCTTCGCAAACAAGCCCAAGTCTAAAACCCACCCTAAGAAAATTCATAACCCCCCATCTCGTCCTTCTGTCTGTCTTACGGGCTCACTGCTGTTTCTGGAAGTCTTCTCTCCTCTGTGTGATTCTCAGCTATGTTCCTTATTGCTTCAAAGTTAGCTTCCTCCATCAG GTCTGTGGCAGGGTCATATGCAGTAGAAATTATGCTGTGAAGGATATCAGTTTTGGGGTTGGGGCTCGTGCAACTATGCTTCAGGGTGTCAATGAGGTTGCAGAAGCTGTAAAAGTCACAATGGGACCGAAGGTAGTTGAGTTATTAttggtttgttgtttcttttgtcTTCCTTTGTTTTACTGA